The proteins below are encoded in one region of Winogradskyella helgolandensis:
- a CDS encoding glycosyltransferase, with translation MNTKKRILVAPLNWGLGHSTRCIPIINALIENGFEPIIASDGVALELLKKEFPTLSSFELPSYNITYAKKANGFKIKLIKDSPHLLKTIKREKKVIKALVETEAISGIISDNRFGVRHKTIPSVFITHQLRVLSGNTTWLSSKLHQKIISKFNECWVPDYMGTINLSGELGHPKNFEAPVKYLGALTRFKKRDVETEYNLLVLLSGPEPQRTYLEEKLLSDLKHYKGRVLFVKGKVESEQQKTVTDNVIVYNYMTSEQLEIAINKSDLILSRSGYTTLMDLEKLEKKAFFIPTPGQFEQEYLAKRLSSERIAPYCDQDDFDINMLSEIEKFSGFKSQEYELNYKKLFGLF, from the coding sequence TTAGTAGCTCCGCTAAATTGGGGATTAGGACATTCTACACGATGTATTCCTATTATAAATGCTTTAATCGAAAATGGCTTTGAACCTATTATTGCCAGTGATGGAGTTGCTTTAGAATTATTAAAAAAGGAATTCCCAACACTGAGCTCCTTTGAATTACCATCTTACAATATTACGTATGCTAAAAAAGCAAATGGCTTTAAAATTAAGTTGATAAAAGATTCACCACATCTATTAAAAACTATTAAACGCGAAAAAAAAGTTATTAAGGCTTTAGTTGAAACTGAAGCTATTTCCGGTATAATCTCGGATAACAGATTTGGTGTACGTCATAAAACTATTCCATCTGTATTTATTACACACCAATTACGCGTTTTAAGTGGAAATACAACATGGCTAAGCAGTAAATTACATCAAAAAATAATTTCGAAGTTTAATGAATGTTGGGTTCCAGATTATATGGGCACAATTAATTTAAGTGGTGAATTAGGTCATCCTAAAAATTTTGAGGCGCCTGTAAAATATTTAGGTGCCTTAACTCGATTTAAAAAACGAGATGTAGAAACTGAATACAATCTACTTGTTTTACTCTCTGGTCCTGAACCGCAACGCACGTATTTAGAAGAAAAACTTTTAAGTGACTTAAAACACTATAAAGGGCGTGTGCTCTTTGTAAAAGGAAAGGTAGAATCTGAGCAACAGAAAACGGTTACGGACAATGTAATTGTCTATAATTATATGACCAGTGAACAGCTTGAAATTGCCATAAATAAAAGCGACCTTATTCTTAGTAGATCGGGTTATACAACGCTAATGGATTTAGAAAAACTTGAAAAGAAAGCTTTTTTTATACCCACTCCAGGACAGTTTGAACAAGAGTATTTAGCTAAACGGCTATCTTCAGAAAGAATTGCTCCGTATTGTGACCAAGATGATTTTGATATTAATATGCTATCTGAAATTGAAAAATTTAGCGGATTTAAATCTCAAGAATACGAATTAAATTACAAGAAATTATTTGGACTTTTCTAG